The Paenibacillus uliginis N3/975 genome has a window encoding:
- a CDS encoding carbon-nitrogen hydrolase family protein has translation MELTIGIVQMDCVIKDKEANIQKAEKYIDQVGLDVDVLCLPEFFTTGYHLGLINDDFYTLAETVPGPTVYRLAEKAKKYGTAIIANIVEKDSLQESVLYDTTFVIDENGDYVGKYRKVHLYPTEHQYFRSGSEFPVFDLKGMKIGIATCYDHAFEEMFRIMALKGAEAIFIPSAVPKNFEYLLNLRTCARAQDNQIFTVAINRVGTDGECTYCGLSKIVNPRGEVVCEAGDEEGVLIGTIDLSLILKERKQEPILRSRRPELYGSLAENPNPKY, from the coding sequence ATGGAATTAACAATTGGTATCGTTCAAATGGACTGTGTAATAAAGGATAAGGAAGCCAATATTCAAAAAGCGGAAAAATATATTGATCAGGTAGGGTTAGATGTTGATGTGCTATGTTTGCCTGAATTTTTTACTACAGGATATCATCTTGGCTTGATTAACGATGATTTCTACACATTGGCTGAAACGGTGCCTGGGCCCACGGTTTATCGGTTGGCAGAAAAGGCAAAAAAATATGGTACTGCGATTATAGCCAATATTGTAGAAAAGGATTCACTTCAGGAATCCGTCTTATACGATACAACGTTTGTGATTGACGAGAATGGTGACTATGTTGGCAAATACAGAAAAGTTCATCTTTACCCTACCGAGCATCAATATTTCCGGAGTGGATCGGAATTCCCGGTATTTGACCTCAAAGGAATGAAAATAGGAATCGCGACATGCTATGACCACGCATTCGAAGAGATGTTTCGTATTATGGCGCTTAAAGGTGCAGAAGCCATTTTCATTCCTTCAGCCGTTCCTAAAAACTTCGAATATTTACTGAACCTTCGTACTTGTGCCAGAGCACAGGATAATCAGATTTTTACAGTAGCTATTAATCGGGTTGGAACAGACGGTGAATGTACCTATTGCGGTTTAAGTAAAATTGTGAATCCTCGTGGTGAAGTCGTATGCGAAGCAGGAGATGAAGAAGGCGTATTAATCGGTACGATCGATTTATCCCTCATCTTGAAAGAGCGGAAACAAGAGCCTATCTTACGAAGCAGAAGACCTGAATTATACGGGTCATTGGCAGAGAATCCGAATCCCAAATACTAA
- a CDS encoding helix-turn-helix domain-containing protein, whose protein sequence is MEVKKLLASEGIDPDIQAHYRFITSIRNTAEIHTHDFFELFLILKGSVIHCINGTRQRLEENTLVFIRDRDVHYYEQTEEGDCQFINLSFNKEVVAALFDYLGEGFPKLQILNPDMPPTVILSKTEKEYVRYRLDRLNLIPHTDKAHVKAEVRALLVELFSRYMTVAESPDWSEQPSWLQELCTEMKKKENFIEGISAMLRVSGKSHAYVCRMFKKHLGITPIQYINRFRLSYAENLLLNTDMEIVNICFEVGLENMSYFYDLFKRQFNMTPHTYRVNGERKTSIKKIY, encoded by the coding sequence ATGGAGGTCAAGAAGCTGCTCGCTTCGGAGGGAATTGATCCGGATATTCAGGCGCATTACCGGTTCATTACATCAATCCGAAATACGGCGGAAATTCATACGCACGATTTCTTCGAATTGTTTCTTATATTAAAAGGCAGTGTTATCCATTGTATAAACGGAACGCGGCAAAGGCTTGAGGAAAATACACTTGTATTCATTCGGGATCGGGATGTACATTACTATGAGCAAACGGAAGAAGGGGATTGCCAGTTCATTAATCTCTCGTTCAATAAGGAAGTCGTTGCAGCTTTGTTCGATTACCTTGGCGAAGGTTTTCCAAAGCTGCAGATTCTGAATCCAGACATGCCTCCGACCGTAATTCTCTCCAAGACGGAGAAGGAATATGTACGATACCGGCTTGATAGATTGAATCTCATTCCACATACGGATAAAGCGCACGTAAAAGCTGAAGTAAGGGCATTGCTAGTGGAGTTATTCTCACGTTATATGACAGTAGCAGAGAGCCCTGATTGGAGTGAGCAGCCGAGTTGGCTGCAGGAGTTATGCACGGAGATGAAGAAAAAAGAAAATTTTATAGAGGGAATATCAGCTATGCTCCGGGTGTCAGGCAAGTCGCATGCGTATGTGTGCCGAATGTTTAAGAAACATTTGGGAATTACCCCAATACAATATATCAACAGGTTTAGATTGTCCTATGCAGAAAATTTGCTTCTCAATACCGATATGGAGATTGTGAATATTTGCTTCGAGGTCGGCCTTGAGAACATGAGTTACTTTTATGACTTATTCAAGCGGCAATTCAATATGACCCCGCATACTTATCGTGTAAATGGAGAAAGGAAGACTAGTATTAAGAAGATATATTAG
- a CDS encoding radical SAM/SPASM domain-containing protein yields MAQDESQHASQQLPTYKLQQASLEPTCSKACPDSDKETQHQSSNPVQHVVQWRPSRFNAQAQVDDDGLVLYNSYSGAIASFSAEERKRVLSWLHPGEADMEPDHEIYKELREHGFLVSADTDELRRAQFLHQSMHQLDAMHLVLLVTEACNFRCNYCYEYFPRGNMRSEVIKGLMAYIEQRAKTLNVLNISWHGGEPLLAPRVIEQLSESFIEVCDKYDVVYHAEISTNGYYLTRELFEQLLDLHIDRYMITLDGPAEVHNARRGLFGGGDTYERIVSNLLSLKQVDRPFEINIRVNFDNSNLEAVHSFIPELRDLFGDDERFAVYFRPVGCMGGENDLTLPVCDARTKDKEIWALNEEAIQAGLPVSSFIKDILLPTGAICYAAKPNSMVVGSDGRLYKCSVAFEQENNQLGRIHEDGTLDVDMDKLALWTTSGEETDANCQACFFRPSCQGNHCPLYRMRTGNRPCSYEKRQIKQVLRTIWLQSVACESAEQ; encoded by the coding sequence ATGGCACAAGACGAATCACAACATGCATCACAACAATTGCCAACATATAAATTGCAGCAAGCCTCTTTAGAGCCGACTTGCTCAAAAGCATGCCCGGACTCTGATAAGGAGACGCAGCATCAGTCCTCGAATCCTGTTCAGCATGTTGTGCAATGGCGCCCTTCTCGCTTCAATGCCCAGGCGCAAGTGGATGACGACGGGCTTGTTCTTTACAACAGTTATTCGGGGGCCATTGCTTCCTTCTCGGCGGAAGAACGGAAACGTGTACTGTCTTGGCTTCACCCGGGAGAAGCGGATATGGAGCCGGATCATGAGATTTACAAGGAACTGCGGGAACACGGTTTCCTTGTTTCGGCGGATACAGACGAACTGCGGCGGGCGCAATTCCTTCATCAGTCGATGCACCAGCTCGATGCCATGCACCTCGTGCTGCTAGTTACCGAAGCATGCAATTTCCGCTGCAATTATTGCTATGAATACTTCCCGCGTGGAAACATGCGGAGCGAAGTCATCAAGGGATTGATGGCCTATATAGAGCAGCGGGCGAAGACACTCAATGTCTTGAACATCAGCTGGCATGGCGGTGAGCCGCTTCTGGCTCCACGTGTGATTGAGCAGTTGTCTGAGTCTTTCATTGAAGTCTGCGACAAGTATGACGTCGTGTATCATGCGGAAATATCAACGAACGGTTATTACTTGACACGAGAGCTGTTCGAGCAGTTGCTCGATCTGCACATCGATCGCTATATGATTACGCTGGACGGCCCTGCAGAAGTACATAACGCTCGGCGGGGATTATTCGGGGGTGGGGACACCTATGAACGCATCGTATCGAACTTGCTTTCCCTTAAGCAGGTTGATCGCCCGTTCGAGATCAACATTCGAGTGAATTTTGACAATAGCAATCTGGAAGCTGTTCATTCCTTTATTCCGGAACTGCGCGATTTGTTCGGAGACGATGAGCGGTTTGCCGTCTATTTCAGGCCTGTCGGCTGCATGGGGGGAGAAAACGATCTTACGCTCCCTGTGTGTGATGCTCGCACTAAAGATAAGGAAATATGGGCGCTCAATGAGGAAGCGATTCAAGCAGGGCTACCTGTAAGCTCCTTTATTAAAGACATTTTGCTTCCGACAGGGGCGATCTGCTATGCAGCGAAGCCGAATTCGATGGTTGTCGGGTCGGATGGACGCCTTTACAAATGCTCGGTTGCGTTCGAACAAGAGAACAATCAATTAGGACGTATTCATGAGGACGGTACGCTCGACGTTGATATGGACAAGTTGGCCTTATGGACGACGTCCGGGGAAGAAACGGATGCGAACTGCCAAGCCTGTTTCTTCCGTCCGTCCTGTCAAGGCAATCATTGTCCGCTCTATCGGATGCGGACGGGCAACCGCCCTTGCTCCTATGAGAAGCGTCAAATTAAGCAGGTACTGCGCACGATATGGCTCCAGTCCGTGGCTTGCGAATCAGCTGAGCAGTAG
- the tnpA gene encoding IS200/IS605 family transposase has product MNEYRRTNTTVSLLNYHFVFCPRYRRKIFLKAEVEQRFKELVHEVCAELKIEIVALECDKDHTHMFLSALPTLSPADIMAKVKGRTSRKLREEFPHLLHLPSLWTRSYFVSTAGNVSSEMIKRYVEEQKTRG; this is encoded by the coding sequence ATGAACGAATACAGAAGAACCAACACAACCGTATCTCTACTGAATTATCATTTTGTGTTCTGCCCACGATACAGAAGAAAGATCTTTCTCAAAGCAGAGGTAGAGCAACGCTTCAAAGAATTAGTACATGAAGTGTGTGCGGAATTAAAAATTGAGATTGTCGCCCTTGAGTGCGATAAAGACCACACTCACATGTTTCTCAGTGCACTACCAACATTAAGTCCTGCCGATATTATGGCGAAAGTGAAAGGTCGCACCTCTAGAAAGCTACGTGAAGAGTTTCCACACCTCTTGCATTTGCCGAGTTTATGGACACGTTCATATTTTGTTTCTACTGCTGGAAATGTATCAAGCGAAATGATTAAGCGTTATGTTGAAGAACAAAAGACAAGGGGGTGA
- a CDS encoding glycoside hydrolase family 125 protein: MQTEFNNRQMLPLINVSNHKPIDVGNGRLSASIGLDGLVRSVNSYHPTQGFITLTSIEQFPNDKFYDSNYVRCYRRRLVDSLEGERQAVGFGIRPQEKSLNQEVYYLEGKAPVFRYQFETAEVHSMFVATEKDEKSYFIHRFEVNNISDNEIVFPLTVGGLFSLNRCSYGQLTEGGPIPIPPLENRVNVQNNHMAICNSHLSARADMYLFIGKDALILVPVQTTTNEPVNYEYGTELTLEQGESRIISMVYSLSHQEECESELTYTDVEELTAKAIQNLPKWKNTESVQGDKAKAARFIIQRNLDYIISCCSVPICDEYMCVITDHQLLPLSWNRDSYYMMQLLLESEKKMEFLFEDSYRTEWKSLVQRIVKGHLLWMFEKADRPLQYWGRAYLTNGFSKDNVFQFDQQCYPLLELCDYYAQFGDKETIERLLPIAKDVLDMIMEYKHEKKWLFKTGETPADDKVDYPYHFSSQVLAWHTLQQLSELNKEFAFYDKDLSEWADQVRHDCIGSFSTLHNGKELFAYLTDLKGNFQKYHDANDLPAVYAPMWGFCSKDDTKWIHTMEFGFSEDNKGGFYPGRYGGLGSVHTPHPWPLGDAQELLFSDVMEDEVRRDRIFQKLMELVQWDGLYSEAVDEETRKVQSRHWFSWPGAVISTVFCTTIFNSLEIK; encoded by the coding sequence ATGCAAACAGAATTCAACAATCGTCAGATGCTCCCTTTAATAAATGTTAGCAATCACAAACCAATCGATGTCGGAAACGGGCGCTTGTCGGCCAGTATAGGACTTGACGGATTGGTCCGTTCCGTAAATAGTTATCATCCAACGCAAGGATTCATTACACTGACTTCGATTGAACAGTTTCCAAATGACAAGTTTTATGATAGCAACTATGTTCGCTGTTACCGCAGAAGGTTGGTTGATTCATTAGAAGGTGAACGCCAGGCGGTTGGTTTCGGTATCAGACCTCAAGAGAAGAGCTTAAATCAAGAAGTTTATTATTTGGAAGGCAAGGCGCCTGTTTTTCGCTATCAGTTCGAAACAGCCGAAGTTCATTCTATGTTTGTAGCAACCGAAAAGGATGAAAAAAGCTATTTCATTCATAGATTCGAAGTAAACAATATAAGCGATAATGAAATCGTCTTTCCACTTACGGTCGGTGGACTATTCAGTTTAAACCGATGCAGTTATGGACAATTGACGGAAGGAGGACCTATTCCAATTCCTCCATTGGAAAATAGAGTGAATGTCCAGAACAATCATATGGCTATTTGCAATTCGCATCTATCTGCCAGAGCTGATATGTATTTGTTTATCGGTAAAGATGCCTTGATCCTTGTACCCGTACAGACAACAACGAATGAACCTGTCAATTACGAATATGGAACGGAACTTACGTTGGAACAAGGAGAAAGCCGAATCATTAGCATGGTTTATTCACTTTCACATCAGGAAGAATGTGAGTCTGAACTGACGTACACCGATGTTGAAGAGCTGACGGCCAAGGCAATTCAGAATTTACCTAAATGGAAGAATACGGAGTCCGTCCAAGGTGATAAAGCGAAGGCAGCTCGGTTTATCATTCAAAGGAATCTTGATTATATCATTTCCTGCTGTTCTGTGCCGATTTGTGATGAGTATATGTGTGTAATCACCGATCATCAATTACTTCCTTTATCATGGAATCGAGACTCCTATTACATGATGCAGCTCCTATTGGAATCCGAGAAAAAAATGGAGTTCCTGTTTGAAGATTCATATCGAACAGAATGGAAGAGTCTTGTACAACGGATTGTTAAGGGGCATTTACTCTGGATGTTCGAAAAGGCCGATCGCCCGCTTCAATACTGGGGACGCGCTTACTTGACTAACGGCTTCAGTAAAGATAATGTGTTCCAATTCGACCAGCAATGTTATCCGCTTCTTGAGCTTTGTGACTACTATGCACAGTTCGGTGATAAAGAGACAATTGAACGTTTACTGCCAATTGCCAAAGATGTTCTTGATATGATCATGGAGTATAAACATGAGAAGAAGTGGCTGTTTAAGACAGGTGAGACTCCGGCTGATGACAAAGTCGATTATCCTTATCATTTTTCCAGTCAAGTACTTGCGTGGCATACGTTGCAGCAATTATCCGAGTTGAACAAAGAGTTTGCTTTTTACGATAAAGATTTATCAGAATGGGCCGATCAGGTACGACATGATTGCATAGGATCATTTAGCACACTTCATAATGGGAAAGAACTGTTTGCCTATCTGACGGACTTGAAGGGCAACTTCCAGAAGTATCACGATGCGAACGACCTTCCTGCCGTATATGCTCCAATGTGGGGATTCTGTAGTAAAGATGATACGAAATGGATCCATACGATGGAGTTTGGATTCAGTGAAGACAATAAAGGCGGATTTTATCCCGGCCGTTATGGAGGATTGGGATCTGTTCACACGCCTCATCCATGGCCTTTAGGGGATGCGCAGGAGCTGCTCTTTAGCGATGTTATGGAGGATGAGGTTCGCCGAGACAGAATTTTTCAAAAGCTCATGGAGCTTGTTCAATGGGATGGACTGTATTCAGAGGCGGTCGATGAAGAAACAAGAAAAGTACAATCCAGACACTGGTTCTCTTGGCCTGGCGCGGTTATATCCACTGTGTTTTGTACCACTATCTTCAATAGCTTGGAGATTAAATGA
- a CDS encoding SDR family NAD(P)-dependent oxidoreductase: protein MLDENHHIFCISRTSNRRLIELAKEKNNRLSYHPFDLNNLSGIDQLFEELFNTIQHESEIDAVHLINNAGMLSPVAPIELNSADCIIENVNINLLAPMIFTSNFIKHTLELNVDKRIMNISSASAKYLLPSQSCYSTSKAGLDSFQERELGTAE from the coding sequence ATGCTAGATGAAAACCATCATATTTTTTGCATATCGAGAACTAGCAATCGTAGGCTAATTGAACTGGCGAAGGAAAAAAACAACCGGTTAAGCTATCACCCATTTGACCTGAATAACTTAAGTGGAATAGATCAACTTTTTGAAGAGTTATTTAACACAATACAACATGAGTCGGAAATTGATGCGGTTCATTTGATAAACAATGCCGGAATGCTATCCCCCGTTGCTCCAATTGAACTGAATAGTGCTGATTGCATCATTGAAAATGTAAATATCAATTTGCTTGCTCCTATGATCTTTACGTCAAATTTTATTAAGCACACGCTCGAGTTAAACGTAGACAAACGGATTATGAATATATCATCTGCCTCAGCCAAATATTTGTTGCCATCACAAAGCTGTTACAGCACCTCTAAAGCCGGTTTGGATTCTTTCCAAGAGCGTGAGCTTGGAACAGCTGAATAA
- a CDS encoding response regulator transcription factor has translation MSRSKKILVIEDEQDISRVIKDYLTVNGYEVLVVDNGQEGLKLIDTLSPDFIILDIMLPDVDGIELCRQIRETCITPILILSARGSDTDKVLGLGFGADDYMTKPFSLSELVARINAHLRRGDMDSRPKHDELLQYGSLIIDKKAYKVTIEGREISLSAKEFELLYYLSKHKNQVFSKSQLLDAVWGYETFGDESTITVYIRRLREKLETDPSNPTFIKTVWGVGYKFSLD, from the coding sequence ATGAGCAGATCAAAGAAAATACTCGTTATTGAGGATGAACAAGATATTTCCCGTGTTATCAAAGATTACTTAACCGTTAACGGATATGAGGTTTTGGTTGTGGATAACGGTCAGGAAGGCCTGAAATTAATCGACACCTTGTCGCCCGATTTTATTATTCTGGATATTATGCTTCCGGATGTGGATGGGATTGAGCTCTGCCGTCAAATACGTGAGACATGCATCACGCCTATTCTGATTTTGAGCGCCAGGGGCAGTGATACGGACAAAGTGCTTGGACTTGGATTTGGTGCGGATGATTATATGACGAAACCGTTTTCTCTAAGTGAGCTCGTGGCTAGAATTAACGCCCATCTGCGGAGAGGGGACATGGATAGCAGGCCCAAGCATGATGAACTGCTGCAGTATGGTAGCCTTATCATTGATAAGAAAGCCTACAAGGTAACGATAGAAGGTCGAGAGATATCATTATCTGCGAAGGAATTTGAACTGTTGTATTACTTGTCCAAGCATAAAAATCAGGTGTTCTCTAAAAGTCAGTTATTAGATGCAGTATGGGGTTACGAAACCTTTGGAGATGAAAGCACAATAACCGTTTATATTCGAAGATTGCGAGAAAAGCTGGAGACCGACCCCTCAAATCCAACGTTTATTAAAACGGTCTGGGGCGTTGGTTATAAATTCAGCTTGGATTAA
- a CDS encoding MTP-1 family protein, which translates to MNLMKRRKQFEENKHIYESVKLTFHGVAGYDVYNASIPFEWNGKRYIYGRIEKREEWARSWVRLFEKSGNDEWTLVPDSMIYQLEDPYVSVVGSTLVLGGTHVRYKQGNVDKFFGYFYRGTDLNDLYYFTTGPDNMKDIRLVEMPGNKIGVFSRPRSEEIRQKYGSESLIGFTVINNLDELSTDLIENAPYIPDLFAKDEWGGCNQAYYLESGKIGVIGHICYKSMNEEGHMIQTYMNMSFVLDPATNEALDVKIIGTRPCYPEGPAKKPVLTDCAFTAGIEMRQDGKVNLYSGIGDTEVGRIVIDYPFEGYGQIVTFA; encoded by the coding sequence ATGAATCTTATGAAACGTCGTAAACAATTCGAAGAGAACAAACATATATACGAAAGTGTAAAACTCACTTTTCACGGCGTAGCGGGATATGATGTTTACAATGCATCCATTCCGTTTGAATGGAATGGCAAACGTTATATCTATGGACGAATCGAAAAACGTGAAGAATGGGCTCGCTCCTGGGTTCGCCTGTTTGAGAAGAGTGGTAATGATGAATGGACACTGGTGCCGGACTCTATGATTTATCAGCTTGAAGATCCGTATGTAAGTGTGGTCGGAAGTACCTTGGTGCTCGGTGGGACGCATGTCCGCTACAAACAGGGAAATGTCGACAAGTTCTTCGGTTACTTCTATAGAGGCACCGACCTGAACGATCTCTATTACTTTACGACCGGGCCGGATAATATGAAAGATATTCGACTGGTAGAAATGCCAGGGAATAAAATAGGCGTGTTCTCCAGACCACGGAGCGAGGAAATACGTCAAAAATACGGAAGCGAATCACTTATCGGATTCACTGTCATCAACAATCTGGATGAACTGTCGACTGATCTCATCGAGAACGCTCCATACATTCCAGATTTGTTCGCTAAGGACGAATGGGGCGGCTGTAACCAAGCCTACTATTTGGAAAGTGGAAAAATCGGCGTAATCGGACACATCTGCTATAAGTCAATGAATGAAGAAGGACATATGATTCAAACCTACATGAACATGTCCTTTGTTCTAGATCCAGCCACAAATGAAGCGCTAGATGTCAAGATCATCGGTACACGTCCCTGCTATCCTGAAGGACCAGCTAAAAAGCCCGTTCTGACGGATTGTGCCTTCACGGCAGGCATTGAAATGCGTCAAGACGGCAAAGTTAACCTATACAGCGGCATCGGGGATACGGAAGTCGGTCGAATTGTGATTGACTATCCTTTCGAAGGTTACGGCCAGATCGTGACATTTGCTTAG
- a CDS encoding sensor histidine kinase, whose product MYVNRWLRKWIYAVSICLIIAIGCGAYILWGGKEDKTPTSYVINQVRIKVNDMMLFLEQHHQVIASDATIRETLRKMSETSGVNLLFSQLDGKVIFHSSPEELIQTIDLRNSLHYDLYLSRVDKDFFKIAFPVISQESQTQIGNAIFTVPADQVIYEPSDDLPLFPLILMISCVLIVFTLLWFLRKKINNDTIQPIQKLKYYSEAILKGDYEHKAEYGRMDEIGEVYAMFDQMRLEIMHLSKRRDEQDKAQKELVSNLSHDLKTPLTTVKAYLEAIRAGICPDMESVMEYIQVMQTNTQKMTALIDDLLLHALKELGQISVCPIEQYSKEILLNIIKPIAHSVRTAGITFIEPVEIPNALINVDANRLEQVISNLIANALKHTSPGDSIRIGIEQERDQLTVTIADTGQGILPQDMPFIFERYFKGQVDNLSVKQKNEGSGLGLSICKYIIEAHKGSISFKSRPGQGTTFYFSIPLC is encoded by the coding sequence ATGTATGTAAACCGGTGGTTAAGAAAGTGGATTTACGCTGTTTCGATATGTCTAATCATCGCGATCGGATGTGGAGCGTACATCCTGTGGGGCGGGAAAGAGGACAAGACCCCTACGAGCTATGTGATTAATCAAGTGCGTATCAAGGTCAATGATATGATGTTATTTCTTGAACAACATCATCAAGTGATTGCCAGCGATGCGACGATACGAGAGACCTTGCGGAAGATGAGTGAAACTAGTGGGGTAAACCTTCTGTTTTCTCAGTTGGATGGCAAGGTTATTTTTCATTCTTCCCCTGAGGAGTTAATACAGACTATCGATTTAAGGAATTCACTTCATTATGATTTATATCTTTCGAGAGTAGATAAAGATTTTTTCAAAATAGCCTTTCCCGTCATCAGCCAAGAATCCCAAACTCAAATCGGAAACGCCATTTTTACCGTGCCGGCAGATCAGGTTATCTATGAACCATCGGATGATCTCCCCCTCTTTCCTTTAATCCTGATGATTTCATGTGTATTAATAGTATTTACTTTACTGTGGTTCCTTAGAAAGAAAATCAACAACGATACCATCCAGCCGATCCAGAAATTGAAATACTATTCGGAAGCCATTCTGAAAGGGGATTACGAGCATAAAGCGGAGTATGGTCGCATGGATGAAATCGGAGAAGTGTATGCCATGTTCGACCAGATGAGGCTGGAGATTATGCACCTTAGCAAACGAAGAGATGAGCAAGATAAAGCTCAGAAGGAGCTGGTTTCGAATCTATCTCATGATCTCAAGACGCCCCTCACGACGGTAAAAGCATACCTTGAGGCGATACGTGCAGGGATTTGTCCTGACATGGAATCGGTTATGGAATATATCCAAGTGATGCAAACCAACACACAAAAAATGACAGCGCTTATAGATGATCTGCTCTTGCATGCATTAAAAGAGTTAGGGCAAATTTCAGTCTGTCCAATAGAGCAATATAGTAAAGAGATCCTGTTAAACATCATTAAGCCGATCGCTCATTCCGTTCGTACCGCCGGGATTACCTTTATCGAGCCAGTAGAGATTCCTAATGCACTCATCAATGTGGATGCAAATCGGCTGGAACAGGTGATTTCTAATCTGATTGCGAATGCCTTGAAGCATACATCTCCAGGTGATTCCATCCGAATTGGCATTGAACAGGAGCGGGATCAGTTAACCGTCACGATTGCAGATACAGGCCAAGGAATTCTACCGCAGGATATGCCGTTTATTTTTGAACGTTATTTTAAAGGTCAGGTGGACAATCTGTCTGTTAAACAAAAAAATGAGGGTTCAGGATTGGGCTTGTCCATATGCAAATATATTATTGAAGCGCATAAGGGATCGATTTCCTTTAAAAGCAGACCGGGTCAAGGAACCACTTTTTATTTTTCCATTCCATTATGCTAA